A region of Thermobifida halotolerans DNA encodes the following proteins:
- the urtD gene encoding urea ABC transporter ATP-binding protein UrtD has protein sequence MTSSVEPLLRLSEIKVVFGSFTAVDGVDLSVAERELRFLIGPNGAGKTTLIDVITGRTRPSGGRVLFGGVDITGRREHAIVRAGIGRTFQTATVFERLSVADNVDLAASYRMGPLRLLRRRRGISDAVAAVLERVGLLRLADRGAGVLSHGQRQWLEIGMLLAQQPRLLLLDEPVAGMSAAERERTGELLTEISADHTVVVVEHDMEFLRRYARDVTVLHEGRVLTEGTVARVQADPRVQEVYLGRDVRVAEPVAAGAVEVE, from the coding sequence GTGACGTCATCGGTGGAGCCGCTGCTGCGGCTGAGTGAGATCAAGGTCGTGTTCGGGTCCTTCACCGCCGTGGACGGGGTCGACCTGTCGGTCGCCGAACGGGAGCTGCGGTTCCTGATCGGTCCCAACGGCGCGGGCAAGACCACCCTCATCGACGTGATCACCGGACGCACCCGCCCCAGCGGCGGCCGGGTGCTGTTCGGCGGCGTCGACATCACGGGGCGCAGGGAGCACGCGATCGTGCGCGCGGGCATCGGCCGCACCTTCCAGACCGCCACGGTGTTCGAGCGGTTGAGCGTGGCCGACAACGTCGACCTGGCCGCGTCCTACCGGATGGGGCCGCTGCGGCTGCTGCGGCGGCGGCGCGGCATCAGCGACGCGGTGGCCGCCGTGCTGGAACGGGTGGGGCTGCTGCGGTTGGCCGACCGCGGAGCGGGTGTGCTCTCCCACGGCCAGCGGCAGTGGCTGGAGATCGGCATGCTGCTGGCGCAGCAGCCGCGGCTGCTGCTGCTGGACGAGCCGGTGGCGGGCATGAGCGCGGCCGAGCGGGAGCGCACCGGCGAGTTGCTGACCGAGATCTCCGCCGACCACACCGTGGTCGTGGTCGAGCACGACATGGAGTTCCTGCGGCGCTACGCCCGCGATGTCACCGTGCTGCACGAGGGCCGGGTGCTGACCGAGGGCACGGTCGCCCGGGTGCAGGCCGATCCGCGGGTGCAGGAGGTCTATCTGGGACGTGACGTGCGGGTGGCCGAGCCCGTCGCCGCGGGTGCTGTGGAGGTGGAGTGA
- a CDS encoding ABC transporter ATP-binding protein: MTVLEIRGLCSGYGRAQVLFDVDVAVGAGQVACVMGRNGVGKTTLLNTVMGLVPAVRGTVVFDGTDITRTPTHARVRSGMGYAPQGHETFAPLTVWENLRVAADGASRGAQVSIEAQLELFPRLKPLLKRRAGLLSGGQAQQLAIARALVADPRLLVLDEPTEGIQPSIVAEIAEAIARVAARGVAVLLVEQYLDVALGLADTVTVMDAGRVVYAGEASGFSSDDAARLLAV, translated from the coding sequence GTGACCGTGCTGGAGATCAGGGGGCTGTGCTCGGGGTACGGGCGCGCCCAGGTGCTGTTCGACGTGGACGTGGCGGTGGGGGCCGGTCAGGTGGCGTGTGTGATGGGCCGCAACGGGGTCGGCAAGACCACGCTGCTCAACACCGTCATGGGGTTGGTTCCGGCCGTGCGCGGAACGGTGGTCTTCGACGGAACCGACATCACGCGCACGCCCACGCACGCGCGGGTGCGCTCGGGTATGGGGTATGCGCCCCAGGGGCACGAGACGTTCGCGCCGCTGACGGTGTGGGAGAACCTGCGGGTGGCGGCGGACGGAGCGTCTCGGGGTGCGCAGGTGTCGATCGAGGCGCAGTTGGAGCTGTTTCCGAGGTTGAAGCCGCTGCTGAAGCGGCGGGCGGGGCTGCTGTCGGGCGGGCAGGCCCAGCAGTTGGCGATCGCGCGGGCGCTGGTGGCCGATCCCAGGCTGCTGGTGCTGGACGAGCCCACCGAGGGCATCCAGCCCTCCATCGTGGCCGAGATCGCCGAGGCGATCGCGCGGGTGGCCGCGCGCGGGGTGGCGGTGCTGCTGGTGGAGCAGTACCTGGATGTGGCGTTGGGGCTGGCCGACACGGTGACGGTGATGGACGCGGGCCGGGTGGTGTACGCCGGGGAGGCCTCGGGGTTCTCCTCCGACGACGCCGCGCGGCTGCTGGCGGTCTGA
- a CDS encoding class I SAM-dependent methyltransferase, with the protein MPTLPPEQPRPPEHEPHHHRQVAESFGADAQRYDRTRPRYPDALVERIVAASPGPDVLDVGCGTGIAARQFRAAGCRVLGVDPDARMADLARRSGIEVDVATFEAWDPAGREFDAVVAGQAWHWTDPVAGAAKAARVLRPGGRLAALWNVFQLPPDVAEALSEVHRRAAPDSPLDPRAMTRQTQDGYSALLARTADGIRRAGAFGEPEQWRFDWERSSTRDEWLDQIPTLGPFTRLPPDRLAQVLEGVGAAVDRRGGSLTMRYATVAVTAARTGPA; encoded by the coding sequence GTGCCCACTCTACCGCCGGAGCAACCGCGACCCCCCGAACACGAGCCCCACCACCACCGACAGGTGGCGGAGTCCTTCGGCGCGGACGCCCAACGCTACGACCGGACCCGCCCCCGCTACCCCGACGCGCTGGTGGAGCGGATCGTCGCCGCCAGCCCCGGCCCCGACGTCCTCGACGTCGGCTGCGGCACCGGAATCGCCGCCCGGCAGTTCCGGGCGGCCGGGTGCAGGGTGCTCGGAGTCGATCCCGACGCGCGGATGGCCGACCTGGCGCGACGGTCCGGAATCGAGGTCGACGTGGCGACGTTCGAAGCCTGGGACCCGGCCGGCCGGGAGTTCGACGCGGTCGTCGCCGGACAGGCCTGGCACTGGACCGACCCGGTCGCGGGAGCGGCCAAGGCCGCGCGGGTGCTGCGTCCCGGCGGCCGACTGGCAGCGTTGTGGAACGTGTTCCAACTCCCACCCGACGTGGCGGAAGCCCTCTCCGAGGTCCACCGGCGAGCAGCGCCCGACTCACCGCTCGACCCGCGGGCGATGACGCGACAGACCCAGGACGGCTACTCCGCGCTGCTGGCCAGGACGGCCGACGGGATCCGCCGGGCGGGCGCCTTCGGCGAGCCGGAGCAGTGGCGGTTCGACTGGGAACGGTCCTCCACCCGAGACGAGTGGCTCGACCAGATCCCCACCCTCGGCCCCTTCACCCGGCTTCCACCGGACAGGCTGGCGCAGGTGCTCGAGGGTGTCGGAGCCGCTGTCGACAGGAGGGGAGGCAGCCTCACGATGCGTTACGCGACGGTGGCGGTCACCGCGGCACGAACCGGCCCCGCCTGA
- a CDS encoding TetR/AcrR family transcriptional regulator, with product MPTGVALRDAREQLFAAAERVLLQDGPNALTSRAVTAEAGCAKGVLHRHFADFDAFLAEFVLDRIARIDTRAAALRDSAGTGTVADNLTGALVDLFGSVAVAIVGLVTFRDDLRARLRQATPTGVPLLAEATAMIASYLAAERELGRVAADADVDTLAPTLVGAGHLLFADRRGTPPEAGAVHRTVTAVIAGVVREPPP from the coding sequence ATGCCGACAGGGGTGGCCCTGCGCGACGCGCGCGAGCAACTGTTCGCCGCCGCCGAGCGCGTCCTGCTCCAGGACGGGCCGAACGCGCTGACCAGCCGGGCGGTCACCGCCGAGGCGGGCTGCGCCAAGGGCGTGCTGCACCGGCACTTCGCCGACTTCGACGCCTTCCTCGCCGAGTTCGTGCTGGACCGCATCGCCCGGATCGACACCCGGGCCGCGGCCCTGCGCGACTCCGCCGGGACCGGCACCGTCGCCGACAACCTCACCGGCGCGCTGGTGGACCTGTTCGGATCGGTCGCCGTGGCGATCGTCGGCCTCGTCACCTTCCGGGACGACCTGCGCGCCCGGCTGCGTCAGGCCACGCCCACCGGTGTCCCGCTGCTGGCGGAGGCCACGGCCATGATCGCCTCCTACCTCGCCGCCGAGCGCGAACTGGGTCGCGTCGCGGCCGACGCCGACGTCGACACGCTCGCCCCCACGCTGGTCGGGGCCGGGCACCTGCTCTTCGCCGACCGCAGGGGCACCCCGCCGGAGGCCGGGGCCGTCCACAGGACCGTGACCGCGGTCATCGCCGGTGTCGTGCGGGAACCGCCGCCGTGA